In the Opitutaceae bacterium genome, one interval contains:
- a CDS encoding ABC transporter ATP-binding protein, producing MTTRAEPIILVDNLTRVFRTYRKRPGFVGGLIGLVHRTYEETAAADRISFSINEGEFVGFLGPNGAGKTTVLKMLSGLIHPTSGSARVAGFNPRERRNEYRRMFALVLGQKNQLWWDLPAIESFHLLRHIYGIPAETHRKRLDELVELLGVGAKLNVMVRELSLGERMKMELVAALLHGPQILFLDEPTIGLDVVSQRSVRHFLRDYNQRHRVTILLTSHYMADIEALCKRVIVIHHGRLIYDGRLDRLDIEGARHKVIRFRPLDSWPADWVAPGKRLADEDGSITVEVPGDRIVEASQFILATAPVADITIEEVPLEEIIHQLFSSQT from the coding sequence ATGACCACCCGAGCCGAACCCATCATCCTGGTCGACAACCTGACCCGCGTTTTCCGCACCTATCGCAAGCGCCCCGGTTTCGTCGGCGGGCTGATCGGCCTGGTCCACCGGACTTACGAAGAAACGGCCGCCGCCGACCGGATCAGTTTCTCCATCAACGAGGGAGAGTTCGTCGGCTTTCTCGGGCCCAATGGAGCGGGCAAGACAACCGTCCTGAAGATGCTCTCAGGACTCATCCATCCCACGAGCGGTTCCGCCCGGGTGGCCGGGTTCAACCCACGAGAGCGCAGGAATGAATACCGCCGGATGTTCGCCCTCGTCCTCGGTCAGAAGAATCAGCTCTGGTGGGATCTTCCCGCCATTGAGTCCTTCCACCTTCTGCGCCATATCTATGGCATCCCGGCCGAAACCCACCGGAAGCGTCTCGACGAACTCGTCGAACTCCTGGGGGTGGGCGCCAAGCTGAACGTCATGGTTCGCGAATTGTCCCTCGGCGAAAGGATGAAGATGGAACTGGTCGCCGCCCTGCTCCACGGCCCCCAGATCCTCTTCCTTGACGAACCGACCATCGGCCTCGACGTGGTCAGCCAGCGCTCCGTGCGCCATTTTCTCCGGGACTACAACCAACGCCACCGCGTGACCATCCTGCTGACCAGCCACTATATGGCCGACATCGAGGCTCTCTGCAAACGGGTCATCGTCATCCATCATGGCCGGCTCATCTATGACGGCCGGCTTGACCGGCTCGACATCGAAGGCGCCCGCCACAAAGTGATCCGATTCCGGCCCCTTGACAGCTGGCCGGCCGACTGGGTGGCCCCGGGCAAGCGACTGGCCGATGAAGACGGTTCAATCACCGTCGAGGTGCCCGGCGACCGCATCGTCGAGGCCTCACAGTTCATCCTCGCGACCGCCCCGGTCGCAGACATCACCATTGAGGAAGTGCCTCTCGAGGAAATCATCCACCAGCTCTTCAGCAGCCAGACCTGA
- a CDS encoding ATP-binding protein translates to MIVYCIVTAFLNVLSSVVLGLAVLLRDPRRRQNQLFSWFTASFALWSLFYLLWQFSASAEEALLYSRLLLGCSTFIPISYYHFVTRLAGRVNRYEIQIGYVIAVVIAAFTPTPYLVSHVEPELMFPYWPKGGPVFVPYSLLFSYYTVRAWMVLLSAFRRSSHARRNQLFYVCFCTIVGWIGGLTNFLLWFDVPIPPVGNGLALVYIVGVGYAMIRFRLVEINLLVVRLISYGLVVVALTPVMPLALWTAHWLTGWSVLPKPAYFVVSLLTTGCIFVASYLLKIRVDRLLEGTLLREEFRGRSRLRHLAQQIASISDEEKMFEEVVESVRTTLDTGGAAIAVRGELEAEITPVVSSGFPAGFRELFRLDPDDPIVRLVQRSRKAVLLEEIEMESDSLYSHRARALRMEHGVAAIVPIHADTIFFGVLILRPRARHRLFSGADLSLLEAICLQIGLNVRSRQLERRASQAEKLISLGTLAAGLAHELRNPLVSIQTFAGLLKENGDDREFQREFSEIMQRDVARIVGIVENISSFATRDSVEFTYLQVGEVIKAAYDITKSDFRGAGVSFDFEYVTMPPVHGNYNQLLQVFINLFQNGVQAINNRENGRIEVRLEHRTRQVINPSVEVTIRDNGDGIDLEVLPRIFEPFVTTKSTGVRKGRGGMGLGLAIVKRIVDGHHGVIRAASTLGQGTEFTISLPTDSTER, encoded by the coding sequence GTGATCGTCTACTGCATTGTCACCGCATTTCTGAACGTGCTCTCGAGCGTCGTTCTTGGGCTCGCAGTCCTGCTTCGGGATCCGCGGCGACGGCAGAACCAGCTCTTTTCGTGGTTCACGGCCAGTTTTGCCCTCTGGTCGTTGTTCTACCTGCTCTGGCAGTTCTCCGCCAGCGCGGAGGAAGCCCTGCTGTATTCCCGTCTCCTGCTCGGGTGTTCGACCTTCATCCCGATCTCCTATTACCACTTTGTCACCCGGTTGGCGGGGCGGGTCAACCGGTATGAGATCCAGATCGGTTACGTCATCGCGGTGGTCATAGCCGCCTTTACGCCGACGCCCTACCTGGTCTCTCACGTGGAACCGGAGCTGATGTTCCCCTATTGGCCGAAAGGCGGGCCGGTTTTTGTCCCCTACAGCTTACTCTTCAGTTACTATACGGTTCGTGCCTGGATGGTTCTGCTCTCGGCCTTTCGCCGCTCCAGCCATGCCAGACGCAACCAGCTCTTTTATGTCTGCTTCTGCACGATCGTCGGTTGGATCGGAGGATTGACCAATTTCCTGCTCTGGTTCGATGTCCCCATCCCCCCGGTCGGCAATGGTCTCGCCCTCGTCTACATTGTCGGGGTGGGGTATGCGATGATCCGCTTCCGGCTGGTTGAGATCAACCTCCTGGTGGTGCGGCTGATCAGCTATGGTCTGGTCGTTGTGGCGTTGACACCGGTCATGCCGCTGGCCCTCTGGACGGCCCATTGGCTGACCGGCTGGAGCGTCCTTCCGAAGCCGGCCTATTTTGTGGTTTCGCTACTGACCACCGGCTGTATCTTCGTGGCCTCCTACCTTCTCAAGATCCGGGTGGACCGGCTTCTTGAGGGCACGCTTCTGCGGGAGGAGTTCCGCGGCCGCAGCCGGTTGCGCCACCTGGCCCAGCAGATCGCCTCGATCAGCGACGAGGAGAAGATGTTCGAGGAGGTGGTGGAGTCCGTGCGAACCACCCTTGATACCGGCGGCGCCGCCATTGCGGTCCGCGGCGAACTTGAGGCGGAGATCACACCGGTGGTCTCGAGCGGCTTTCCGGCCGGATTCCGTGAACTTTTCCGGCTCGATCCCGATGATCCGATTGTCCGGCTGGTGCAACGCTCCCGCAAGGCGGTCCTGCTCGAGGAGATCGAGATGGAGTCGGACTCACTTTATTCCCATCGCGCCCGGGCCCTGCGGATGGAGCACGGCGTCGCCGCGATCGTCCCGATTCATGCCGACACAATTTTCTTCGGAGTGCTCATCCTTCGGCCCCGGGCCCGGCATCGTCTCTTTTCCGGAGCCGATCTCTCCCTGCTCGAAGCCATCTGTCTCCAGATTGGACTCAACGTCCGTTCCCGCCAGCTGGAGAGGCGGGCCAGCCAGGCCGAGAAATTGATTTCGCTCGGCACTCTCGCGGCCGGCCTGGCTCACGAGTTGCGCAACCCGCTGGTCTCCATCCAGACCTTTGCCGGCCTGCTCAAGGAGAACGGTGATGACAGGGAGTTTCAGCGCGAGTTCAGTGAGATCATGCAGCGCGATGTCGCGCGAATTGTCGGGATCGTCGAGAACATCTCTTCGTTCGCCACCCGGGATTCGGTCGAGTTTACCTACCTGCAGGTCGGCGAGGTGATCAAGGCGGCCTATGACATCACGAAGTCGGATTTCCGCGGAGCCGGCGTATCATTTGATTTTGAATACGTGACCATGCCGCCCGTCCACGGCAATTACAACCAGTTGCTCCAGGTGTTCATCAACCTCTTCCAAAACGGCGTTCAGGCGATCAACAACCGGGAAAACGGCAGGATCGAGGTGCGGCTGGAACACCGGACCCGTCAGGTTATCAATCCCTCCGTTGAGGTGACCATCCGGGACAATGGCGATGGAATCGACCTCGAGGTTCTGCCCCGGATTTTCGAGCCCTTTGTGACCACGAAATCAACGGGTGTCCGGAAGGGCCGGGGAGGCATGGGTCTGGGACTTGCGATCGTCAAGCGGATCGTGGACGGACACCATGGAGTGATCCGTGCGGCCAGCACTCTGGGGCAGGGAACGGAGTTCACCATATCGCTGCCGACCGATTCGACCGAGCGATGA
- a CDS encoding S1 RNA-binding domain-containing protein: protein MASICGGCLSLMDAGVPIIAPVAGISIGLVSERDASGKLSKQVLLTDILGEEDHYGDMDFKIAGTAEGITGFQLDLKIKGLPFDLVRKAVAASRTARLEILEKMKEALAEPRPELSEYAPRIETLQIDPDKIGALIGPGGKNIRRITEITGAEINIAEDNSGKVFVYTNNREAMARAVEEVMMVCGKIEEGKIYRGIVKGIKEFGCFVEVLPGQEGLVHISELADFRVRRTEDVCKMGDEMVVKCIGIDERGRVRLSRRAALEELEAQKNGQGGAEVADVADDDGSAEEAETATRSDA from the coding sequence ATGGCCTCGATCTGTGGCGGTTGCTTGTCGCTGATGGACGCCGGTGTGCCCATCATCGCCCCGGTGGCCGGCATTTCAATCGGCCTGGTCAGCGAGCGGGACGCGTCCGGCAAGCTCTCCAAGCAGGTCCTCCTGACCGATATCCTCGGCGAAGAGGATCACTACGGCGACATGGATTTCAAGATCGCCGGAACCGCGGAGGGCATCACCGGATTCCAGCTCGACCTCAAGATCAAGGGACTTCCCTTCGATCTGGTGCGCAAGGCGGTGGCCGCCTCGCGGACCGCCCGGCTCGAGATTCTCGAAAAGATGAAGGAAGCCCTCGCCGAACCGCGTCCTGAGCTCAGTGAATACGCTCCGCGGATCGAGACCCTCCAGATTGATCCCGACAAGATCGGTGCCCTCATCGGCCCGGGCGGCAAGAATATCCGCCGGATCACCGAGATCACGGGTGCCGAGATCAATATTGCCGAGGACAACAGCGGGAAGGTCTTCGTCTACACCAACAACCGCGAGGCAATGGCCCGAGCGGTGGAGGAGGTCATGATGGTCTGCGGCAAGATCGAGGAAGGAAAGATCTACCGCGGTATCGTCAAGGGAATCAAAGAGTTCGGTTGCTTCGTCGAGGTGCTTCCCGGCCAGGAAGGTCTGGTCCATATCTCGGAGTTGGCTGATTTCCGGGTCCGCCGGACCGAGGATGTCTGCAAGATGGGCGACGAAATGGTCGTCAAGTGCATCGGCATCGACGAGCGGGGACGCGTTCGCCTGAGCCGACGGGCCGCTCTCGAGGAGCTCGAAGCACAGAAGAACGGACAAGGCGGAGCCGAAGTGGCGGACGTTGCCGATGACGACGGTTCGGCCGAAGAGGCCGAAACCGCGACCCGCAGCGACGCCTGA
- a CDS encoding methyltransferase domain-containing protein: protein MSGIQVSDIISEQVFYPNKDGKKIVAYVDARSGDEDAPFVVIMPKYGESKKNNLPLAYYLAANRFRVIRFDFTSHFGESDGAMLDFTLGEGVENVTATLDFLERTYGCEEVTLLANSLSSLMAVRAAREDRRVRHLVGVVGVVDLTYTLFRVYQEDLVAAHIGGKRFGVLDILGHEVNMDRFFDEAVEGQYHRLDDMARDISLIDAPISWFPASHDSWVRMEDVQAIARCNDQMRLYPIEGAMHEVRENQETAERSLRMVVGVCQAQFCAEGGRAAEVRIPDKRALFAQNRIERDRLKKIQIFNGSETDFWGEYLGKYRVMEKIDEFQHYLDLVGDLIGKIEDEDILLDAGCGNGLFGVWVLRELIQRRVFPSGKRPIYLGIELTAAGLSEAIDKHRTAHQLLTPPGSVSATRIDRIYARGDLEEFGDGRKTWGRILQFADNCFDKIVCSLVLSYLEDPERLLQHFYRVLQPGGRIVVSSMKPFCDLSAIYRDFIEQKASRPELESARELLRAAGAIKVKEEQGYYVFFSSEQLTAMLERAGFNRVQCFTSLGNQANVVAGIK from the coding sequence ATGAGCGGTATTCAAGTAAGTGATATCATAAGCGAACAGGTCTTCTACCCGAACAAGGACGGGAAGAAGATCGTTGCCTACGTGGATGCCCGTTCCGGCGATGAGGACGCTCCGTTTGTCGTCATCATGCCGAAGTACGGCGAGTCGAAGAAAAACAATCTTCCGCTGGCTTATTACCTGGCGGCCAATCGCTTCCGTGTGATCCGTTTCGATTTCACGAGCCATTTCGGCGAGTCCGATGGCGCGATGCTCGATTTCACCCTGGGCGAAGGAGTGGAGAATGTCACCGCCACCCTGGACTTTCTGGAACGCACCTACGGCTGCGAGGAGGTGACCCTTCTGGCCAACAGTCTTTCATCCCTGATGGCGGTTCGGGCCGCCCGGGAGGACCGGCGGGTCCGGCATCTCGTGGGAGTGGTCGGAGTGGTTGATTTGACCTATACCCTGTTCCGGGTCTATCAGGAAGACCTGGTGGCCGCGCATATCGGCGGGAAGCGGTTCGGAGTCCTCGATATCCTCGGGCACGAGGTCAATATGGACCGGTTCTTCGATGAAGCGGTCGAGGGGCAGTACCATCGACTGGACGACATGGCCCGGGACATTTCCCTGATCGATGCCCCGATTTCATGGTTCCCTGCCTCCCATGATTCCTGGGTGCGGATGGAGGACGTCCAGGCGATTGCGCGCTGCAACGATCAGATGCGACTCTATCCGATTGAAGGGGCCATGCACGAGGTCCGGGAAAACCAGGAGACAGCCGAGCGAAGCCTGCGCATGGTGGTCGGTGTCTGTCAGGCCCAGTTTTGTGCGGAGGGTGGCCGGGCCGCAGAGGTGCGGATTCCCGACAAGCGCGCCCTCTTCGCCCAGAATCGCATTGAGCGTGATCGATTGAAGAAGATTCAGATCTTCAACGGCTCGGAGACGGATTTCTGGGGCGAGTATCTCGGCAAATACCGGGTGATGGAGAAGATCGACGAATTCCAGCACTATCTCGACCTGGTGGGTGACCTGATCGGAAAAATCGAGGATGAGGATATTCTGCTCGATGCCGGGTGCGGGAACGGTCTGTTCGGCGTCTGGGTTCTGCGTGAGTTGATTCAGCGCAGGGTCTTTCCGTCCGGAAAGCGGCCGATTTATCTGGGCATCGAGTTGACTGCCGCCGGATTGAGTGAGGCGATCGACAAGCACCGGACCGCCCATCAGCTGCTCACGCCACCCGGATCTGTGAGCGCCACCCGGATCGACCGGATCTATGCGCGGGGAGACCTCGAGGAGTTCGGGGACGGTCGCAAGACCTGGGGTCGGATTCTCCAGTTTGCCGATAATTGCTTCGACAAGATTGTCTGCAGTCTCGTTCTGTCCTACCTGGAAGATCCGGAGCGCCTGCTTCAACACTTTTACCGTGTGCTTCAGCCGGGAGGCCGTATTGTCGTGTCGAGCATGAAACCCTTCTGCGATCTCTCGGCCATCTATCGGGATTTCATCGAGCAGAAAGCCTCTCGTCCGGAGCTCGAGTCGGCGCGTGAACTCCTGCGCGCCGCGGGAGCGATCAAGGTCAAGGAGGAGCAGGGTTACTATGTGTTCTTCAGTTCGGAGCAATTGACCGCCATGCTCGAACGGGCGGGCTTCAACCGGGTGCAGTGCTTTACCTCCCTGGGGAATCAGGCCAACGTGGTCGCAGGTATCAAGTGA
- a CDS encoding DUF721 domain-containing protein: protein MSDSRQDRKPFGRQIENLIANLRGFPEDQGRSRIRPTRPIDELVEKLLIKHRVGTSSPEETIRDAWAGIVGESNQQFAHPARIERDRCLVIAVSDPIVRQELQFNKKLLIERIRALAGCGGIREVTLRSG from the coding sequence TTGAGTGACTCCCGACAGGACAGGAAACCCTTCGGCCGGCAGATCGAAAACCTCATCGCCAACCTGAGAGGTTTTCCTGAGGATCAGGGCCGGTCACGGATTCGACCGACCCGGCCGATTGACGAGTTGGTGGAGAAACTTCTGATCAAGCATCGGGTCGGCACCTCCTCCCCGGAAGAAACGATCCGCGATGCCTGGGCCGGGATCGTGGGCGAATCCAATCAGCAGTTCGCCCATCCCGCCCGGATCGAACGGGATCGCTGTCTCGTCATCGCCGTCAGCGACCCCATCGTCCGCCAGGAACTGCAGTTCAACAAGAAACTCCTGATTGAGAGGATCCGTGCGCTTGCCGGTTGCGGCGGGATTCGCGAAGTCACCCTGCGATCGGGGTGA
- a CDS encoding translocation/assembly module TamB domain-containing protein, which yields MRRFIFRLIVGSLLGVSLILLAYPVWLPWALVQAGPRFGLAVGSFDRLGYRYLLLEDVRLEQPGVRLIAGKVSLPIWPVWLLASPEPGGRAALVRIEQWHLEISASTAAEPAAASSVADIHRQIRAVLPDLQRFLPTILAESGTLVAGGQTVFLERVEWRFPGLEAVVVDPGGLWRSRARITAPVADPWTVDLTVEPWDASVTALITGASEQLEVSLGLQWQKSAFSGRVVFAAGGMLPDSALIQSDLLEVDPQMLGIDDYGPIRGKLDLSWSGNRFSASADLSSTPESQADPDLPPLKVALEADGDLESVHLETVELDLPWATARLSSPIDLRFGPGFLDQTADLSFGIDLAASPFPASGRAAGQARLTTRAGRMPTLTATLSAEDLAMDGFSGVRAEAEIALDYPRLSLPRLSLALDPDSELTFSGEVDLAKKTLDGEVLARTQGELLKSFLGDDIDVSDLVVAGSLNGPWEAPDYSLSGRAGLVRVPGMLPSSIDGRFRGCGLDLDHAGLTIRTDQAELEITGGLSAGSAMRARLTGLRLSVNGATVLESARGALIETDLKSWVGGTIRLEGEDRFLDLRGDLDWPFSGQWVIDAENLNSRLADGLLDREFDWLDVEAFHFEGSWMDGPVVFAASSSGGLVSDQGPIAYRFKVSGDESWLSIEDLVVASDGADVLEVRGRLPGLLTPGGERLVSVDWDRSVDLAAQTAPNPDFWDRIARMVGIDLTEPKLNLLLEGPAAAPIGRLELNTARVSLLKDGQATTWPPITGIRLIAQLTPDRVILETSRLQVEGEALSVEGELPLRRGDWLKIALEQEWPDLSQATLRFRADDARIRAFARFLPRVLAPTGQLDLDLTMKPGRQFSGYLELDDAALRPLRPFGTMQEIHARVDFSGRSIICNEIAAIIGGQKVILTGRFDWDGAGEVDYDLALKGTKVPLVREPGLVVRSDLDLRLRGAGMGAATLTGTLGLSDSLYVADLNSFLSGSVDSPSRRPPYFSVEAEPFAQWKLDLKVAGPKFLRVETPVFKGLLSADFALTGTLREPKALGELQVDSGTVEFPFATLKMTSGSLSILEDNPFDILLDLEAGSRIFGFDIGMRVEGYASAPRLFFESEPNLGSDAVLLMLTTGEVPSRSGYYSMQQRMTKLAVYLGRNLLVEFGIGGGSEGRFLIESGSDISLKGRETYNVEVLLNDDWSLVGGYDEFDAYNGGVKWRVYSK from the coding sequence ATGCGCCGTTTCATTTTCAGATTGATCGTCGGTTCCTTGCTAGGGGTCAGCCTGATCCTGCTGGCCTACCCGGTCTGGTTGCCGTGGGCATTGGTGCAAGCCGGGCCGCGTTTCGGACTGGCGGTCGGTTCATTCGACCGGCTCGGCTACCGGTACCTCCTGCTGGAGGATGTGCGATTGGAACAGCCTGGGGTCAGGCTGATTGCCGGGAAGGTTTCGCTGCCGATCTGGCCGGTCTGGCTTCTCGCTTCCCCGGAGCCCGGGGGCAGAGCGGCCCTGGTCCGGATTGAGCAATGGCATCTGGAGATCTCGGCTTCAACCGCGGCCGAACCGGCCGCCGCCAGTTCGGTGGCCGATATCCACCGCCAGATCCGTGCCGTCCTTCCCGATCTGCAGCGATTCCTCCCGACCATCCTCGCAGAATCCGGCACCCTGGTGGCCGGTGGCCAAACGGTTTTTCTGGAGCGCGTCGAATGGCGGTTTCCGGGTCTGGAAGCGGTTGTGGTCGATCCGGGCGGGTTGTGGCGATCGCGGGCCAGGATCACCGCTCCCGTTGCTGATCCCTGGACCGTCGATCTGACGGTCGAGCCTTGGGACGCTTCCGTGACCGCCCTGATCACCGGCGCGTCGGAGCAGTTGGAGGTCAGCCTGGGACTTCAGTGGCAGAAAAGCGCTTTCTCGGGGAGGGTGGTCTTTGCCGCCGGAGGCATGCTCCCCGATTCCGCCCTTATCCAATCCGACCTGCTCGAAGTTGATCCACAGATGCTCGGAATTGACGACTATGGGCCGATTCGCGGGAAATTGGACCTCTCCTGGTCGGGAAATCGCTTCTCCGCATCCGCGGATCTGTCGTCGACCCCGGAAAGCCAGGCGGATCCGGATCTTCCTCCGCTGAAAGTGGCGCTCGAAGCGGACGGAGACCTGGAGAGTGTCCATCTGGAGACGGTCGAATTGGATCTGCCCTGGGCGACTGCTCGTCTCTCGTCTCCGATCGATCTGAGATTCGGCCCTGGCTTCCTCGATCAGACTGCCGATCTCAGTTTTGGTATCGACCTGGCCGCCAGCCCCTTCCCGGCAAGTGGTCGGGCCGCGGGTCAGGCCAGGTTGACGACCAGAGCGGGCCGGATGCCCACCCTCACCGCCACCCTGTCGGCTGAAGATCTGGCCATGGATGGTTTTTCCGGCGTTCGGGCCGAGGCGGAGATCGCCCTCGATTATCCGAGGCTGTCGCTCCCACGGCTGTCGCTGGCGCTCGACCCCGATTCCGAGCTGACCTTCTCCGGTGAGGTCGATCTGGCGAAGAAAACTCTTGACGGTGAAGTGCTTGCGAGGACTCAAGGAGAGCTTCTCAAGTCTTTCCTGGGGGACGACATCGACGTCAGCGATCTGGTGGTGGCGGGATCACTGAATGGCCCGTGGGAGGCTCCGGACTATTCGCTCAGCGGGCGGGCCGGCCTGGTCCGGGTTCCCGGCATGCTCCCCTCGTCGATTGATGGCCGGTTTCGGGGCTGCGGGCTTGATCTTGACCATGCCGGGCTCACGATTCGGACCGATCAGGCCGAGCTGGAGATCACGGGAGGTCTGTCGGCGGGGTCGGCTATGCGCGCCCGGCTCACCGGGCTCCGATTGTCAGTGAACGGAGCAACCGTGCTGGAATCAGCCCGCGGTGCACTCATCGAGACAGACCTGAAGTCTTGGGTCGGAGGCACCATCCGGCTGGAAGGGGAGGACCGCTTTCTTGATCTGCGCGGCGATCTCGACTGGCCGTTTTCAGGTCAGTGGGTGATCGACGCAGAGAACCTCAACAGCCGGTTGGCCGATGGTCTGCTGGACCGGGAATTCGACTGGCTGGATGTCGAAGCCTTTCATTTCGAGGGCTCCTGGATGGATGGTCCGGTCGTATTCGCCGCGTCTTCATCGGGCGGGCTCGTCTCCGATCAGGGCCCCATCGCCTACCGTTTCAAGGTGTCCGGCGACGAATCATGGCTGTCGATCGAAGATCTGGTGGTCGCGTCGGACGGAGCGGATGTCCTCGAGGTCCGCGGACGTCTGCCGGGTCTGCTGACTCCGGGCGGCGAGCGGTTGGTCTCGGTGGACTGGGATCGTTCGGTTGACCTGGCGGCCCAGACTGCGCCCAACCCGGACTTCTGGGACCGGATCGCCAGGATGGTCGGCATTGATCTGACCGAGCCCAAGCTCAATCTCCTGCTCGAAGGGCCGGCCGCGGCTCCGATCGGCCGCCTGGAACTCAATACCGCCAGAGTGAGTCTGTTGAAGGACGGACAGGCGACGACCTGGCCGCCCATCACCGGAATCCGCTTGATCGCCCAATTGACTCCGGATCGCGTGATTCTTGAGACGAGTCGTCTGCAGGTCGAGGGCGAGGCGCTTTCAGTCGAGGGAGAACTCCCCCTCAGGCGTGGTGATTGGCTCAAGATAGCTCTTGAACAGGAGTGGCCGGATCTCTCCCAGGCGACACTGCGTTTTCGGGCCGACGATGCCAGGATTCGCGCCTTTGCCCGCTTCTTGCCCAGGGTTCTGGCCCCGACGGGTCAGCTGGATCTCGACTTGACGATGAAACCCGGCCGTCAGTTCAGCGGTTATCTGGAACTCGACGATGCCGCCCTCCGTCCGCTCCGGCCTTTCGGGACGATGCAGGAGATCCATGCCCGGGTGGATTTCTCGGGTCGTAGTATCATCTGCAACGAAATCGCGGCGATCATTGGCGGACAGAAGGTCATTCTGACCGGTCGTTTTGATTGGGATGGAGCCGGCGAGGTCGACTACGATCTCGCCCTCAAAGGGACCAAGGTGCCGCTGGTCCGCGAACCCGGCCTGGTGGTCCGGTCCGACCTTGATCTGCGTCTTCGCGGAGCCGGGATGGGAGCGGCAACCCTTACCGGCACCCTCGGATTGTCGGACAGCCTTTACGTGGCCGATCTGAACTCGTTCCTCTCCGGCAGCGTCGACAGTCCGTCGAGACGCCCTCCCTACTTCAGTGTCGAGGCTGAACCCTTCGCTCAGTGGAAGCTTGACCTGAAAGTGGCAGGACCGAAGTTCCTCCGCGTAGAGACCCCGGTTTTCAAAGGGCTTCTTTCGGCGGATTTCGCGCTGACCGGAACTCTGCGGGAGCCGAAGGCCCTCGGCGAGCTTCAAGTCGACAGTGGAACGGTTGAGTTCCCCTTTGCCACCCTCAAAATGACCTCAGGATCTCTCAGCATCCTGGAGGACAATCCGTTCGACATCCTGCTCGATCTTGAGGCGGGATCGAGGATCTTCGGTTTCGACATCGGAATGCGGGTGGAGGGATATGCTTCGGCTCCGCGCCTTTTCTTTGAGTCTGAACCCAATCTCGGATCGGATGCGGTTCTGCTCATGCTGACCACGGGCGAGGTGCCCAGTCGGAGCGGTTATTATTCCATGCAGCAGCGCATGACCAAGCTGGCCGTCTATCTCGGTCGCAACCTGCTGGTCGAATTCGGGATCGGTGGGGGAAGCGAAGGACGCTTCCTCATCGAATCAGGGTCTGACATCTCCCTGAAGGGCCGGGAGACCTACAATGTCGAGGTCCTGCTCAATGATGACTGGTCATTGGTAGGTGGATACGATGAGTTCGACGCCTACAACGGCGGAGTCAAGTGGAGGGTCTACTCGAAATGA
- the rpsO gene encoding 30S ribosomal protein S15, giving the protein MTEVSNKQNIITGYQTHEKDTGSCDVQIALLTARISHLTDHLRVHRKDFHSRRGLLAMASRRRKLLDYLKRHDLPKYTELLKRLNLRK; this is encoded by the coding sequence ATGACAGAAGTCTCGAATAAACAGAATATCATCACCGGGTATCAGACCCACGAAAAAGACACCGGCTCCTGCGACGTCCAGATTGCCCTGCTGACCGCGCGGATCAGTCACCTGACTGACCATCTGCGGGTCCATCGCAAGGATTTCCATTCACGTCGGGGTCTTCTCGCCATGGCAAGTCGTCGTCGAAAGCTTCTCGATTACCTGAAGCGTCACGACCTCCCCAAATACACCGAGTTGCTCAAGCGACTCAACCTCCGCAAATAA